GATTGAAGAGGGGCGCAAGCTGGCACAGATCGCCGGGAATATCGCGGTAAAGGTGCCGCTGACCTGGGACGGGTTGAAGGCTTGCAAGGTGCTCTCGACCGAGGGCAACATGGTCAATGTCACGCTGTGTTTCAGCGTCAATCAGGCGCTGCTTGCCGCGAAGGCGGGGGCGACGTTCATTTCGCCCTTCATCGGGCGGCTGGACGATATCAACCTCGACGGGATCGAGTTGATCGGTGATATCCGCACGGTTTACGACAATTACGGCTTCGAGACGCAAATCCTTGCCGCCTCGATCCGCAGCGTGAACCACATCGCAGACTGCGCGCGAATTGGCGCCGACGTCATCACGGCACCACCGGGTGTTATCAAGGCCATGGCAAGCCATCCGCTGACCGACAA
This is a stretch of genomic DNA from Aquicoccus sp. G2-2. It encodes these proteins:
- the fsa gene encoding fructose-6-phosphate aldolase gives rise to the protein MKFFVDTAEVEAIAELNDLGMADGVTTNPSLIMKSGRDILEVTKEIAEMIDGPVSAEVVATDADAMIEEGRKLAQIAGNIAVKVPLTWDGLKACKVLSTEGNMVNVTLCFSVNQALLAAKAGATFISPFIGRLDDINLDGIELIGDIRTVYDNYGFETQILAASIRSVNHIADCARIGADVITAPPGVIKAMASHPLTDKGLATFLADWEKTGQKIL